In Promicromonospora sp. Populi, one genomic interval encodes:
- a CDS encoding hemolysin family protein: MTDVVVLLLTLFVLVGLALAGMLSAGEAALLRVTRASLTEALAEAELGRTPDPERAARIRRAQALGVDPTATVASFALVRVVAEVVAIAAGTLLVQQVFPGEGVPNELPVMLIALVVGVVVGVVFVRVSPRALGFRNPVAVLLALVGPLSGVSRAVAWLTRLSVPSYDPSPPTEAELRDIADRVGESSAFEESDRELIRSVIELGGTITREVMVPRTDMVTVHADTSLDRVLRLFLRSGFSRVPVVGESVDDVVGVAYLKDVVAAVVWPVDDGARGAREPSRRPASDVARDAVFVPESKPIDDLLREMQASASHIALVVDEYGGVAGLVTIEDVLEEVVGELTDEHDTVPVQEVEDLGGGVLRVPARLPVDELGDLFDLRLDDDDVDTAGGLLAKVLGKVPLAGSSVVVRGVHLEAERVEGRRKQISTILVHRTEPAAEPDDSNGGLDQHDHRDQKRDQKEVTS, translated from the coding sequence GTGACCGACGTGGTCGTCCTGCTGCTGACCCTGTTCGTGCTGGTCGGCCTGGCCCTGGCGGGCATGCTCTCGGCCGGCGAGGCCGCCCTCCTGCGCGTCACCCGCGCCTCCCTCACGGAGGCGCTCGCGGAGGCCGAGCTGGGCCGGACGCCGGATCCGGAGCGTGCCGCCCGCATTCGCCGCGCCCAGGCGCTCGGGGTTGATCCGACGGCGACCGTGGCCTCGTTCGCGCTGGTGCGTGTTGTCGCCGAGGTGGTCGCCATCGCGGCCGGGACGCTGCTGGTCCAGCAGGTGTTCCCGGGCGAGGGGGTGCCCAACGAGCTGCCGGTCATGCTGATCGCGCTGGTGGTGGGTGTTGTCGTCGGGGTCGTCTTCGTGCGGGTGTCGCCGCGTGCGCTCGGCTTCCGCAACCCGGTGGCGGTGCTGCTCGCGCTGGTCGGCCCGCTGTCCGGCGTCTCGCGCGCGGTTGCGTGGCTCACGCGGCTGTCGGTGCCGAGCTACGACCCGTCGCCGCCCACGGAGGCCGAGCTGCGCGACATCGCGGACCGGGTGGGGGAGAGCAGTGCCTTCGAGGAGTCCGACCGGGAGCTCATCCGCTCGGTGATCGAGCTGGGCGGCACCATCACGCGCGAGGTCATGGTGCCGCGCACCGACATGGTGACCGTGCATGCTGATACCTCGCTCGACCGGGTCCTGCGGCTGTTCCTGCGCTCCGGTTTCTCCCGCGTGCCCGTGGTCGGGGAGTCGGTGGACGACGTCGTCGGCGTCGCCTACCTCAAGGACGTCGTGGCAGCGGTGGTCTGGCCCGTGGACGACGGCGCGCGTGGCGCGCGCGAGCCGTCGCGACGGCCCGCCTCCGACGTGGCCCGCGACGCGGTCTTCGTGCCCGAGTCCAAGCCGATCGACGACCTGCTGCGTGAGATGCAGGCCTCGGCCAGCCACATCGCGCTCGTCGTCGACGAGTACGGTGGCGTCGCGGGCCTGGTGACCATCGAGGACGTCCTGGAGGAGGTGGTCGGCGAGCTCACCGACGAGCACGACACCGTGCCGGTCCAGGAGGTCGAGGACCTGGGCGGGGGCGTCCTGCGGGTACCGGCCCGCCTGCCGGTCGACGAGCTCGGCGACCTGTTCGACCTGCGCCTGGACGACGACGACGTGGACACCGCCGGTGGCCTGCTCGCCAAGGTGCTGGGCAAGGTGCCGCTCGCGGGATCATCGGTAGTGGTCCGCGGTGTACACCTGGAGGCGGAGCGGGTGGAGGGCCGGCGCAAGCAGATCTCGACGATCCTCGTGCACCGC
- the ybeY gene encoding rRNA maturation RNase YbeY, with protein sequence MSIEVNNESGFEVDEAEFAALGRYVLDAMRVHPQSELSIILVDTTVMTDLHVQWMDEPGPTDVLSFPMDELRPGRDGEVTPAGTLGDIVLCPEVAVTQAKAAGHSTTEELLLLTTHGILHLLGYDHAEPEEEKEMFTLQRKLLLTFLATR encoded by the coding sequence GTGAGCATCGAGGTCAACAACGAGTCGGGGTTCGAGGTCGACGAGGCGGAGTTCGCCGCGCTCGGCCGCTACGTGCTCGACGCCATGCGGGTGCACCCGCAGTCGGAGCTGTCGATCATCCTGGTCGACACCACCGTCATGACCGACCTGCACGTGCAGTGGATGGACGAGCCCGGCCCGACCGACGTCCTCTCCTTCCCGATGGACGAGCTACGTCCCGGGCGGGACGGCGAGGTCACCCCCGCCGGCACGCTCGGCGACATCGTGCTGTGCCCGGAGGTCGCGGTCACCCAGGCCAAGGCCGCCGGTCACTCCACCACCGAGGAGCTCCTGCTCCTGACGACGCACGGGATCCTGCACCTGCTCGGCTACGACCACGCCGAGCCGGAGGAGGAGAAGGAGATGTTCACGCTCCAGCGCAAGCTCCTCCTGACCTTCCTCGCCACCCGGTGA
- a CDS encoding PhoH family protein, translating into MTTTPSTQSQTRIEHKIVVPAHIPTVALLGSRDSVLRAVEEGFPGVDVHARGNEIVVNGPAGDVALVTQLLDELIEVAAAGTQLTPEVVKRSVAMLSSASASRPAEVLTFNILSSRGRTIRPKTVGQKAYVDAIDTNTITFGIGPAGTGKTYLAMAKAVQALQAKQVNRIILTRPAVEAGERLGFLPGTLSEKIDPYLRPLYDALHDMVDPEQVPKLIEAGTIEVAPLAYMRGRSLNDSFIVLDEAQNTSTEQMKMFLTRLGFGSRMVITGDATQVDLPGSTTSGLRVVEDILLGVDDVEFCRLTSSDVVRHRLVSDIIDAYARWDVLSDDRRPGRQPQDHRPGSNKRQRR; encoded by the coding sequence ATGACAACTACGCCCAGCACTCAGTCCCAGACCCGGATAGAGCACAAGATCGTCGTTCCGGCCCACATCCCGACGGTCGCGCTCCTCGGGAGCCGGGACTCGGTGCTGCGAGCCGTCGAAGAGGGCTTCCCCGGCGTCGACGTCCATGCTCGTGGCAACGAGATAGTGGTGAACGGACCGGCAGGCGACGTCGCCCTGGTCACACAGCTGCTCGACGAGCTGATCGAGGTCGCGGCGGCGGGCACCCAGCTCACTCCCGAGGTCGTGAAGCGCTCGGTGGCGATGCTGAGCTCAGCATCGGCCTCGCGCCCCGCCGAGGTCCTCACGTTCAACATCCTGTCCAGCCGGGGCCGCACCATCCGGCCCAAGACGGTCGGCCAGAAGGCCTACGTGGACGCGATCGACACGAACACCATCACGTTCGGCATCGGCCCGGCCGGCACCGGCAAGACGTACCTCGCCATGGCCAAGGCCGTGCAGGCGCTGCAGGCCAAGCAGGTCAACCGGATCATCCTGACGCGCCCCGCCGTCGAGGCCGGGGAGCGCCTCGGGTTCCTGCCCGGCACGCTGTCCGAGAAGATCGACCCGTACCTGCGGCCGCTCTACGACGCGCTGCACGACATGGTCGACCCCGAGCAGGTGCCCAAGCTCATCGAGGCGGGCACCATCGAGGTGGCGCCCCTGGCCTACATGCGGGGCAGGAGCCTGAACGACTCCTTCATCGTGCTGGACGAGGCGCAGAACACCTCCACCGAGCAGATGAAGATGTTCCTGACCCGCCTGGGCTTCGGCTCCAGGATGGTGATCACTGGTGACGCCACGCAGGTCGACCTGCCCGGCAGCACCACGTCCGGCCTGCGCGTCGTCGAGGACATCCTGCTGGGTGTCGACGACGTCGAGTTCTGCCGCCTCACTTCCTCCGACGTCGTGCGCCACCGGCTCGTGAGCGACATCATCGATGCCTACGCACGCTGGGACGTGCTCTCGGACGACCGCCGTCCGGGACGCCAGCCGCAGGACCATCGTCCAGGAAGCAACAAGAGGCAGCGCCGGTGA
- a CDS encoding histidine triad nucleotide-binding protein yields MTSTDSPDCLFCKIVAGDIPADVVASSDTAVAFRDIAPKAPVHVLVVPKEHYPDVPAFAASDPAGLANVVALADGVASDLADGQYRLIFNTGPKAGQTVFHVHAHLLAGGELPGFA; encoded by the coding sequence ATGACGAGCACTGACAGCCCTGACTGCCTCTTCTGCAAGATCGTGGCGGGCGACATCCCCGCTGACGTCGTGGCGTCGTCGGACACCGCTGTCGCCTTCCGGGACATCGCCCCCAAGGCGCCCGTGCACGTGCTCGTGGTACCGAAGGAGCACTACCCGGACGTGCCAGCGTTCGCAGCGTCCGACCCCGCCGGCCTCGCGAACGTGGTCGCGCTCGCCGACGGCGTCGCGAGCGACCTCGCGGACGGCCAGTACCGGCTGATCTTCAACACCGGGCCCAAGGCCGGCCAGACGGTGTTCCACGTGCACGCGCACCTGCTCGCGGGCGGGGAGCTGCCCGGCTTCGCGTGA
- a CDS encoding helix-hairpin-helix domain-containing protein has translation MGWFIAQSLAFIIIAALIGLAIGIWIGWLVWGRRSRGKHATEKAEAARLAAESGSATKKATKAKGKGKGSVAEKAGEAEKADAEPVPAAVATGAAVAAAGSDGSDETDTPTTVGTDTAASDADAASDDTADSEAEVEAAKSAVVAEAEAVARKAAEARAAKADAKDGAKDEAGTKAEAEAAVAAAAVEAPAVEAPAVETPAETPAAETPDDLRRIEGIGPKIASALVAAGYPTYAKIAAASEDELREAVAGQGIKFAPAAASWADQAKYLADGDEAGLQEFQDYLVGGQERRAKFNENVDYTDVDEIADADAKAAALAADEAEAVAAEPEPEPEPEPEPQDLRRIEGIGPKIEATLQAAGYTTYAKVAAASEAELREALATGGIKFAPAAASWGEQAQLLADGDESGLQEFQDYLIGGQDRASKFKESVDYTDVDEIADADAKAAALAADEAKAAAAEGDAGATGATGSEVKA, from the coding sequence GTGGGTTGGTTCATCGCCCAATCGCTCGCATTCATCATCATCGCGGCCCTGATCGGCCTCGCGATCGGCATCTGGATCGGCTGGCTCGTCTGGGGCCGACGGTCCAGGGGCAAGCACGCCACGGAGAAGGCCGAGGCCGCCCGCCTGGCCGCCGAGTCTGGTTCCGCCACCAAGAAGGCGACAAAGGCCAAGGGCAAGGGCAAGGGCAGCGTCGCGGAGAAGGCCGGCGAGGCGGAGAAGGCCGACGCCGAGCCAGTTCCCGCCGCCGTCGCGACGGGTGCCGCCGTGGCAGCCGCCGGCAGCGACGGGTCCGACGAGACGGACACCCCGACTACGGTCGGCACCGACACCGCTGCTTCTGACGCCGACGCCGCATCCGACGACACCGCTGACAGCGAGGCCGAGGTCGAGGCCGCCAAGTCCGCCGTCGTCGCCGAGGCTGAGGCCGTCGCGCGCAAGGCCGCCGAGGCGCGCGCCGCCAAGGCTGACGCCAAGGACGGTGCCAAGGACGAAGCAGGCACCAAGGCCGAGGCCGAGGCCGCCGTCGCGGCCGCCGCTGTCGAGGCTCCTGCTGTCGAGGCTCCTGCTGTCGAGACGCCCGCCGAGACGCCCGCCGCCGAGACCCCGGACGACCTGCGTCGCATCGAGGGCATCGGACCGAAGATCGCGTCCGCCCTGGTGGCCGCCGGTTACCCGACCTACGCCAAGATCGCCGCCGCGTCCGAGGACGAGCTGCGCGAGGCCGTCGCGGGCCAGGGCATCAAGTTCGCGCCCGCGGCCGCCAGCTGGGCCGACCAGGCCAAGTACCTGGCCGACGGCGACGAGGCCGGCCTGCAGGAGTTCCAGGACTACCTCGTCGGGGGCCAGGAGCGCCGCGCGAAGTTCAACGAGAACGTGGACTACACCGACGTCGACGAGATCGCGGACGCCGACGCCAAGGCCGCGGCCCTCGCCGCGGACGAGGCGGAGGCCGTCGCGGCCGAGCCGGAGCCGGAACCCGAGCCCGAGCCCGAGCCCCAGGATCTGCGCCGCATCGAGGGCATCGGCCCCAAGATCGAGGCGACGCTCCAGGCCGCCGGCTACACGACGTACGCCAAGGTCGCCGCTGCCTCGGAGGCCGAGCTGCGCGAGGCGCTCGCCACGGGCGGCATCAAGTTCGCGCCCGCGGCCGCGAGCTGGGGCGAGCAGGCGCAGCTCCTGGCGGACGGTGACGAGAGCGGCCTGCAGGAGTTCCAGGACTACCTGATCGGCGGGCAGGACCGCGCCTCGAAGTTCAAGGAGAGCGTCGACTACACCGACGTCGACGAGATCGCGGACGCCGACGCCAAGGCCGCCGCCCTCGCCGCGGACGAGGCGAAGGCCGCAGCGGCCGAGGGTGACGCCGGGGCCACCGGGGCTACCGGGTCCGAGGTGAAGGCATGA